The Paludibacter jiangxiensis DNA segment ATCCCCTAGAGGGGACTTTGAGGTCGTAAATATTAAATTGAGAAATAATTTGATGCAATTTCAATCAATCTTTCAGGTCGATGCTTTTACGGCAGAACCGTTTAAAGGAAATCCGGCAGGAGTGATGGTGGTAACAGAAAATATTACCACCGAACAGATGCAACAGCTTGCCATGGAGATGAATCTCTCCGAGACGGCTTTTGTTTTCCCGCAACGCGACAATCTATTTGAAATCCGTTATTTTACGCCAGCCAAAGAGGTCGATCTTTGCGGACATGCAACCCTTGCCAGTGCTCATATTCTGTACGAAACGGGTAGGGTAGCATCTGATGATCAGATACACTTCAAAGCCAAAGGTGCCGATCTTACTATTTCAAAATCGGATAGCTGGCTGGAGATGAATTTCCCCCGTTATCCTTTGACTAAAAGAGCTCAACATCCCGATTTTGAAGCTTTGGTTGGTTTTGAACCGGTGGAGTTATACGACAGCAGTTATAACTGGGTAGTTGCTGTGGCAAATAGAGAAGATGAGGTGCAGAATGCTTTGCCTGTTTTCAGCGCATTGACCGAAGCAGGCTTGGGGCACCTGATGATTACTGCTCCTGCGTCAACTCCGGAATATGATTTTGTATTGCGATGCTTTGCGCCCTGGGCGGGTATCGACGAAGATCCGGTGACAGGGTCGGCACATTGTGCTCTGACTCCGCTTTGGGCGGAACAACTTGGCAAGAAGCAACTCACATCTTTGCAGGTTTCTAAGCGCACCGGAATCCTTAAAACGGAACTGGCAGGAGACCACGTGATCATCAAAGGTCAGGCAGTAACGGTGTTCAAAATAGAATTAACAATTAATAATTAATAATGACGGAGGTAGGTCTGAGTTTATCTCTGATCTTTTATGAATAAACAGTAGATTATAAATTAGATAAATTATTATTTCGTGGCTAAATCATTCTTTGGAACACACAGGAAGGAGCAAGTGTGCTAAGAAGTTTATAATTCAGAATAGTTTGATTTTAATAACTCCGTCCTTCAGGGCGGAGTAACTAATGATTCAATGTTAATGGGCTTTAGCCCTGAATGATGTTTTCAGATATCTCATTTTCAAGGCTAAAGCCAATAGTACATTCTGTATTTTGTGCCTCCGCCCTGAAGGACGGAGTTATGTATATGTGTGGAATATGACCCTTTTCAGTTAATCCTAATGAAAAGATTGAAATTTTCTTTGATTTCTTTATGCGTGAGTATATTCTCTATATGCTTAACGGCAAAAATAAATCATGATATAGCCATTTATTACATTAATACTGATGGAAAAGGGAGAGCCTTATCTGGAATTTTCGAGCATTTGTTTGATTATAAATATTTTTACCTTCTCTTGGGTGTGTTTTCTATCGTGCTGATTTGCTTGGGTCATAAGCACAAAGAAAGCAAGGGAATTTTATTGTTGGCTCTTACTTTAGCTCTACTTAGCATTGGCATTATATTTGTCAGCTTTTGGAAATGTATGATATAGATTATAAAAGATAAAACACAATAAATGATTGATAATTCTATCGGTCTGGTGCTCGAAGGCGGTGGCTTCAGAGGAATGTACACCGCAGGAGTGCTGGACGCTTTTCTTCAGCAGGAACTTTATTTTAAGTATGTCATCGGAGTTTCGGCCGGAGCCGATTATGGCGTTTCGTATGTTTCACGACAATTCGGGCGTAATTTGGCCGTGAATGAATATGTCTCCGATCCCAACTATTGCAGCTGGTTTCATTTGTTTTCAAAAGGGGAATATTTCAACGATGATTTTATATACAGCTATTTGCCGGATCATCTGGTTCCGTTTGACTTTGAGTCTTTCACTGCAAGTGGCGTGACGATGAAGGTTGGCCTGACCGATTGCAATACCGGCAAAGCGGATTTCAAAACGCTGGATGCTACGGATAAGGTGCGTTTCGCTACGTTACTTTCTGCCACTTCTTCGCTTCCTGTCATTGCCAGACCCAAGAAGATAGACAATGAATTCTACATGGACGGCGGCATTTCCGATTCGATTCCGGTGCAGCAGGCTTTTAATGACGGACATAAACGTCTGGTAGTCATCCTTACGCGCGATGCTGCTTATCGTAAAGATCAGGTGAAATTTCTTCCTTTCTGGAAACGTCACTATCGTCAGTATCCGCGTTTGGTCGAAGCCATTATTAACCGCGCAGCTCAATATAACCAAACTCTGGACATGATTGCAAAGCTGGAGAAAGAAGGTAGTATATACGTAATCCGGCCTAATGAAACGCTTCCTGTTTCGCGGATGGAAAATAAGCCGAAACGTCTTGAAAAAGTGTACTACATGGGATTGGAGCAGATGAATAATGAAATAGGTCGACTGAAAGAGTGGATTGGAATTTAATCTGAGAAAAATATAATTTATTCGCCACTTTTTGCGTGGCATAACTACAGAAAATGAGAATGCATAAAAATCTGAAACAAGCAGCGATATTGCCCCTCTTTTTGCTGGGCATATCATCTTTGAGTAATGCGCAATCTATCGATCCGATGGTGTCGCATATCGATTCGACCGAAACGCCGGGTCATGATTTTTTCTTGTATGCCAATGGAAAATGGTTCAAACAGAATCCGATTCCGGCTAGTGAAACATCGAATGGTATTTTCCAGATAATTCAGGATACCATCAACGCCCAGATACACGATGTATGCGTGTCGTCGGCAAAGCTGAAGAATAGTGTGAAAGGAAGTGCCCGCCAGAAAATCGGAGACCTGTTTTTAACCGGAATGGACTCCGTATCGTTGAATCGCATGGGAATTACTCCGCTTAAAGCCGATTTGGCACGGATTAATCAGATTGCCAATATCAACCAGTTGATGACTACCGCGGCTTATCTGAGAACGATCGGTGCCGGTTCAATGTACGGTCTTGGCGTTGGACAGGACGATAAAATAAGCAGTAAACATGCCGTGTTTATCAACCAGGGCGGATTGAGCCTTCCCGACCGTGAATACTATTTTGCCACCGATGCCCGTGCGGCCAAAGTGCGTGAAGCGTTTCTGACTTATGCCAGTAAAATGTTCGGTTTGATGGGTTACAGCGAAGCACAGGCAAAATCGGCAGCTGACGAGGTGATGAAACTGGAAACGGCGCTGGCCAAGGTTTCGCGTAAACGCGAGGATCTCCGCGACCCGTTGTTGAATTACAATAAAATGACGTTTGCCAAAGTAGCATCTGAAAATCCTTCGCTGGAGTTGCAACAATCATTGGCGATTGTAGGTTTACCCAAAGTAGATACGGTTATTGTCGGCCAACCCGAATTTGTAACTGCACTCAACGGTTATATAAAAACCATGCCTTTATCAGCCTGGAAATCGTATCTGAAATTGCGCCTGATGAGTGCTTATTCCGATTATTTGGACGATAAAACATTCAAAATAGCCTTTGAATACAGTTCGGCCTTGAGAGGAGCAACCGAGCCCCGTCCCCGCTGGAAACGCGTAACCGATGAGGTGGACGGATCGTTGGGTGATTTGGTTGGTCAGGTCTATGTGAAAGATTACCTGCCGAAAGGAACCAAAGAGAAGCTGATGGAGATCGGAACCGAAATCAAGAAGGTGTATGCCGAACGCATCAAAAACCTCGACTGGATGTCGTCTGAAACAAAGATCAAAGCGCTTCACAAACTGGATGTGATGATAATGAAAGTGGGCTATCCCGACAAGTGGAAAGATATGAGCAAAATGCAAATTGACAAAAGTTCGTATGCGTCTAATATGAAACGTGTGGCTCAATGGCATTATAACTATATGATTTCCAAATACGGCAAACCGGTCGATCGTACCGAATGGGATATGCAGCCTCAAACCTACAATGCGTACTACAATCCGTCGAATAACGAAATTGTGGTGCCGGGTTGTAATATTATCGTTCCGGGTTATGAGCGCAAAATGGCCGATGATGCCATTCTTTACTCCATTATCGGAGGCTCTACTTTTGGCCACGAAATGACACACGGATTCGACGATCAGGGTGCAAAATACGATGCCAACGGTAATCTTGCCAACTGGTGGACTCCCGAAGATAGCACCAAATTCTTTACCAAAACAAAGATGATTGTGGCTCAGTTCAATAAATATATTGCAGTGGACAGCCTGCATGTGAACGGTGAAATGACGCAGGGCGAAAACATTGCAGACTTAGGTGGTGTGGCCATGGGTTACGAGGCTTTTAAGAAGACGGCGCAATATAAAAACAATCAGGTAGTAGGTGGCCTGAATCCCGACAAACGCTTTTTCCTCGGTTACGGAATGGCCTGGATGGTCAATATTCGTCCCGAAGCACTTGCCAATCAAATTCGCAGCGACGTACACTCTCCGGCGAAATTCCGTATCAATGGTCCGTTGTCCGACATCGATGCTTTCTATAAAACATTCGATATCAAACCGGGAGATGCTATGTGGATACCCGAGAATCAGCGGGTAAAAATCTGGTAGTGCCATAAAACTACTTTGAAATTTTATACCAAACCATTCAAATATTAAGATTCCTATGCATCTTAATATCTGAATGGTTTGTTGTTTGTTAGGGTTAAAACAAGCATTATGCTCTTGTTTTGCCTCCGCCTTAAAATACGGAGTTAGAAAGTGTGTTTTATCTACACTGTTATAGGATTTTACATGTATTCTAAAGCATAGGGGCGTTAGCCCTATTGTCTTGGTAGATAATTCAGAGACACAAAAAATGAGGGGCGTAGCTCTGACGTCTGCTTATTGTATAAGATCCTTATAAGAAAGACATCAGAGCTACGCTCCTCCGAATATCCACCTGTTATTTACTACCAAGAATACAGGGCTAACGCCCCTGTGTTTTTGTAAACCATTAAGGCATTGAGAAACTAAAGTTATTTCTCAATGCCTTAATGGTTTAGATATGGAGAAGTTAGCTATCTCTGAAGGTCTGAATTGTAAATCATTTTCAAATAATATTTCGGTTTTATCAGGGTTGTATATTATATTTGTAACACTATAACAGTGGGGGCACGATTTTTGCTTGTCTCACAGATATATCTAACCAATCCTTATCTCATGCAACCAACAAAGTCGACTTACTATTTGCCTGTTTCGGGCATGGAAAGCGAGCATTGTGCTCTTATTGTGGATAAAACATTGCAAAATATCCCCGGTGTCATCGAGCATGCCGTGGAGTTTAACAATCGTCGGGCTGTTGTAACGGTTGAAGGAACTGA contains these protein-coding regions:
- a CDS encoding PhzF family phenazine biosynthesis protein, which translates into the protein MQFQSIFQVDAFTAEPFKGNPAGVMVVTENITTEQMQQLAMEMNLSETAFVFPQRDNLFEIRYFTPAKEVDLCGHATLASAHILYETGRVASDDQIHFKAKGADLTISKSDSWLEMNFPRYPLTKRAQHPDFEALVGFEPVELYDSSYNWVVAVANREDEVQNALPVFSALTEAGLGHLMITAPASTPEYDFVLRCFAPWAGIDEDPVTGSAHCALTPLWAEQLGKKQLTSLQVSKRTGILKTELAGDHVIIKGQAVTVFKIELTINN
- a CDS encoding patatin-like phospholipase family protein encodes the protein MIDNSIGLVLEGGGFRGMYTAGVLDAFLQQELYFKYVIGVSAGADYGVSYVSRQFGRNLAVNEYVSDPNYCSWFHLFSKGEYFNDDFIYSYLPDHLVPFDFESFTASGVTMKVGLTDCNTGKADFKTLDATDKVRFATLLSATSSLPVIARPKKIDNEFYMDGGISDSIPVQQAFNDGHKRLVVILTRDAAYRKDQVKFLPFWKRHYRQYPRLVEAIINRAAQYNQTLDMIAKLEKEGSIYVIRPNETLPVSRMENKPKRLEKVYYMGLEQMNNEIGRLKEWIGI
- a CDS encoding M13 family metallopeptidase, which codes for MRMHKNLKQAAILPLFLLGISSLSNAQSIDPMVSHIDSTETPGHDFFLYANGKWFKQNPIPASETSNGIFQIIQDTINAQIHDVCVSSAKLKNSVKGSARQKIGDLFLTGMDSVSLNRMGITPLKADLARINQIANINQLMTTAAYLRTIGAGSMYGLGVGQDDKISSKHAVFINQGGLSLPDREYYFATDARAAKVREAFLTYASKMFGLMGYSEAQAKSAADEVMKLETALAKVSRKREDLRDPLLNYNKMTFAKVASENPSLELQQSLAIVGLPKVDTVIVGQPEFVTALNGYIKTMPLSAWKSYLKLRLMSAYSDYLDDKTFKIAFEYSSALRGATEPRPRWKRVTDEVDGSLGDLVGQVYVKDYLPKGTKEKLMEIGTEIKKVYAERIKNLDWMSSETKIKALHKLDVMIMKVGYPDKWKDMSKMQIDKSSYASNMKRVAQWHYNYMISKYGKPVDRTEWDMQPQTYNAYYNPSNNEIVVPGCNIIVPGYERKMADDAILYSIIGGSTFGHEMTHGFDDQGAKYDANGNLANWWTPEDSTKFFTKTKMIVAQFNKYIAVDSLHVNGEMTQGENIADLGGVAMGYEAFKKTAQYKNNQVVGGLNPDKRFFLGYGMAWMVNIRPEALANQIRSDVHSPAKFRINGPLSDIDAFYKTFDIKPGDAMWIPENQRVKIW